In a single window of the Micromonospora inositola genome:
- a CDS encoding transketolase, whose translation MEAERTLREEELAGLAELAAQLRVDAIRCSTRAGSGHPTSSLSAADLLAVLISRHLRYHWTDPRGRTNDHLIFSKGHASPLLYAVFKAVGAITDQELVETYRQFGSRLQGHPTPALPWVDVATGSLGQGLPAGVGIALAGRYLDHLPFHVWVLCGDSEMAEGSIWEALDKAGHYGLRNLTAIVDINRFGQRGPTELEWDLDTYRRRVEAFGCQALVIDGHDLAAIDEALGRARQATGPTVVLARTVKGKGVPEVENQPGWHGKPFKPDLAERAVAALGGVRQIRVAAPRPEPAPPASAPAAEPPTMPRYDKGAEVATRNAYGDALRALGSRPDVVALDGEVSDSTRADKFGEAYPDRFFEMFISEQQLVAAAVGLQVRGYRPFAATFAAFFSRAYDFVRMAGISRADIALSGSHSGVEIGADGPSQMGLEDLAAMRAVQGSTVLYPSDAVSCAALVAQMVDRKGVNYLRTTRGKYPVLYANEDAFPVGGSKLLRGGGDDDIALIGAGVTVHNCLAAADELAREGIKARVIDLYSIKPLDRDRLVDAVRATGGRLLVVEDHYPEGGVGSAVLESLADLAEPVRVTHLAVRGLPTSGTPIQLMDQAGIGVSAIVAAARAAEAPATDAAGAVSPAGARVDAASAAGGGPR comes from the coding sequence ATGGAAGCAGAGCGCACCCTGCGCGAGGAGGAACTCGCCGGTCTGGCGGAGCTTGCCGCCCAGCTACGGGTGGACGCGATCCGGTGCAGCACCAGGGCCGGGTCCGGGCACCCGACCTCCAGTCTGTCCGCCGCCGACCTGCTCGCGGTGCTGATCTCCCGGCACCTGCGTTACCACTGGACGGACCCGCGCGGTCGCACCAACGACCACCTGATCTTCTCCAAGGGGCACGCCTCGCCGCTGCTGTACGCGGTCTTCAAGGCGGTGGGCGCGATCACCGATCAGGAGTTGGTCGAGACCTACCGCCAGTTCGGGTCGCGCCTGCAGGGACACCCCACGCCGGCCCTGCCCTGGGTCGACGTGGCCACCGGGTCGCTCGGTCAGGGACTGCCCGCCGGCGTCGGGATCGCGCTCGCCGGCCGGTACCTCGATCACCTGCCGTTCCATGTGTGGGTGCTGTGCGGCGACAGCGAGATGGCCGAGGGCTCCATCTGGGAGGCGCTGGACAAGGCCGGCCACTACGGCCTGCGCAACCTCACCGCGATCGTCGACATCAACCGGTTCGGGCAGCGGGGCCCGACCGAGCTGGAATGGGACCTGGACACCTACCGCCGCCGGGTCGAGGCGTTCGGCTGCCAGGCGCTCGTCATCGACGGCCACGACCTGGCCGCCATCGACGAGGCCCTGGGCCGGGCCCGGCAGGCGACGGGTCCCACGGTGGTGCTCGCCCGCACGGTCAAGGGCAAGGGAGTGCCGGAGGTCGAGAACCAGCCGGGATGGCACGGCAAGCCGTTCAAGCCGGACCTGGCCGAACGCGCCGTCGCCGCTCTCGGCGGAGTCCGCCAGATCCGCGTCGCGGCGCCGCGGCCCGAGCCCGCCCCGCCCGCCAGCGCCCCCGCCGCGGAGCCGCCCACCATGCCCCGGTACGACAAGGGAGCCGAGGTGGCCACCCGGAACGCGTACGGCGACGCGTTGCGCGCGCTGGGCTCGCGGCCGGACGTGGTCGCCCTGGACGGCGAGGTCAGCGACTCCACCCGCGCCGACAAGTTCGGCGAGGCGTACCCGGACCGGTTCTTCGAGATGTTCATCTCCGAACAGCAACTGGTCGCCGCCGCGGTCGGGCTGCAGGTACGCGGCTATCGGCCCTTCGCCGCGACCTTTGCGGCGTTCTTCTCCCGCGCCTACGACTTCGTGCGGATGGCCGGCATCTCCCGGGCGGACATCGCCCTGTCCGGGTCGCACTCCGGGGTGGAGATCGGGGCGGACGGTCCCTCGCAGATGGGGCTGGAGGACCTGGCGGCCATGCGTGCCGTGCAGGGGTCGACGGTGCTGTATCCCAGCGACGCCGTGTCCTGCGCAGCCCTCGTCGCGCAGATGGTCGACCGGAAGGGCGTCAACTACCTGCGCACCACCCGAGGCAAGTACCCGGTGCTCTATGCCAACGAGGACGCCTTCCCGGTCGGTGGCAGCAAACTGCTCCGCGGCGGCGGCGACGACGACATCGCGTTGATCGGCGCCGGGGTGACGGTGCACAACTGCCTCGCCGCCGCCGACGAGCTGGCGCGCGAGGGGATCAAGGCCCGGGTCATCGACCTGTATTCGATCAAGCCGCTGGACCGGGACCGGTTGGTCGACGCCGTCCGGGCCACCGGCGGTCGGCTGCTGGTGGTCGAGGACCACTACCCGGAGGGTGGCGTGGGGTCGGCGGTCCTCGAGTCCCTGGCCGACCTCGCCGAGCCGGTGCGGGTGACGCACCTGGCGGTACGCGGCCTACCCACCTCCGGTACCCCGATCCAGCTGATGGACCAGGCCGGCATCGGGGTGAGCGCCATCGTCGCGGCGGCACGCGCCGCGGAGGCCCCCGCCACTGACGCGGCGGGCGCCGTTTCACCCGCGGGTGCGCGGGTAGACGCAGCATCCGCGGCAGGAGGGGGTCCGAGGTGA
- the dgoD gene encoding galactonate dehydratase: MTTIARIETFLVAPRWLFVRVETSSGIVGWGEATCEGRSETVRTAVEQLGELLVGRDALRIEDHWQVMTKGSFYRGGPILASAVSGLDQALWDIAGKHFGAPVHQLLGGPVRDRIRVYGWVGGDEPSEVRDHIAAQVEAGLTAVKMNASGRMSPIASVAELDGVIARVAAAREVLGDDRDVAVDFHGRFTLANARRVAPLLEPYRPLFLEEPVVPENSHLIGDFVRSTTTPVSTGERLYSRQEFLPVFQAGIAVAQPDLSHAGGITEVRKIAALAEVYDVQLAPHCPLGPIALAACLQVGFATPNYLIQEQSIGIHYNLGAEVLDYCLDKTPLTFVDGYVERLTAPGLGIEIDEAAVRAADKRGHAWRSPMFRHLDGSYAEW; encoded by the coding sequence ATGACGACAATCGCACGCATCGAGACCTTCCTCGTCGCACCCCGGTGGCTCTTCGTCCGCGTGGAGACCTCCTCCGGGATCGTCGGCTGGGGCGAGGCCACCTGCGAGGGGCGCTCCGAGACCGTCCGGACCGCCGTCGAGCAGCTCGGCGAGCTGCTGGTCGGCCGGGACGCGCTGCGGATCGAGGACCACTGGCAGGTCATGACGAAGGGCTCGTTCTACCGGGGCGGCCCGATCCTGGCCAGCGCCGTGTCCGGCCTCGACCAGGCGTTGTGGGACATCGCCGGCAAGCACTTCGGGGCGCCGGTGCACCAGCTGCTCGGCGGCCCGGTCCGGGACCGGATCCGGGTGTACGGCTGGGTCGGCGGCGACGAGCCGAGCGAGGTCCGCGACCACATCGCCGCCCAGGTCGAGGCGGGGTTGACCGCGGTCAAGATGAACGCCTCCGGCCGGATGAGCCCGATCGCCTCGGTGGCCGAGCTCGACGGCGTGATCGCCCGGGTGGCCGCGGCCCGCGAGGTGCTCGGCGACGACCGCGACGTGGCCGTCGACTTCCACGGCCGGTTCACCCTGGCCAACGCCCGCCGGGTGGCGCCGCTGCTGGAGCCGTACCGACCGCTGTTCCTGGAGGAGCCGGTCGTCCCGGAGAACTCCCACCTGATCGGCGACTTCGTCCGGTCGACCACCACCCCGGTCTCCACGGGGGAGCGGCTCTACAGCCGGCAGGAGTTCCTGCCCGTGTTCCAGGCCGGCATCGCGGTCGCGCAGCCGGACCTCTCGCACGCCGGCGGCATCACCGAGGTACGCAAGATCGCCGCGCTCGCCGAGGTGTACGACGTGCAGCTCGCCCCGCACTGCCCGCTCGGGCCGATCGCCCTCGCGGCCTGCCTCCAGGTCGGCTTCGCCACGCCGAACTACCTGATCCAGGAGCAGAGCATCGGCATCCACTACAACCTCGGCGCCGAGGTGCTCGACTACTGCCTCGACAAGACCCCGCTGACCTTCGTCGACGGGTACGTCGAGCGGCTCACCGCGCCCGGGCTGGGCATCGAGATCGACGAGGCGGCGGTCCGCGCGGCGGACAAGCGCGGTCACGCCTGGCGCAGCCCGATGTTCCGGCACCTCGACGGCTCCTACGCGGAATGGTGA
- a CDS encoding MFS transporter — protein sequence MIISPARVPTTRRLAVTLYGYAFLTDLVLLYPVYVLLFSDTGLSVGQISSLFVLWSATGIVLEVPSGAWADAVSRRLLLVLAPLLPAAGFACWVLAPSTPAFAVGFLLWGAGGALRSGALEALVFTELDRLDATDRYARLMGRAHTAGVLGAAGSGALAGPVLAVGGYPAVGAASVLACLLAAAVATRFPEHRPARPVESPAIPGPTAAERRADGDELGWLATLRSGLAEAGADRAVRAALLLVPAVTAIWGGLDEYTGLLARETGVADATVPLLLLLLWAGMTAGGLLAPAGERLTTRGYAGLLVFAAAALAAGALVGRLAGFLLLAVAFAAFQLATVLADVRLQGRISGPGRATVTSVAGMATDLTIIAFYGGYAVVAGAAGNAVAFAVAALPYLAVAAWLAGSPAWRARTASATRHRGGAP from the coding sequence ATGATCATCTCTCCTGCGCGCGTGCCCACGACCCGCCGGCTGGCGGTCACACTCTACGGCTACGCGTTCCTCACCGACCTCGTTCTGCTCTACCCGGTGTACGTGCTGCTGTTCAGCGACACCGGCCTGTCGGTCGGGCAGATCTCCTCGCTCTTCGTGCTCTGGTCGGCGACCGGCATCGTCCTGGAGGTGCCGTCCGGCGCGTGGGCCGACGCGGTCTCCCGGCGGCTGCTGCTCGTCCTGGCGCCGCTGCTGCCCGCCGCCGGCTTCGCCTGCTGGGTGCTCGCCCCGTCCACCCCGGCGTTCGCCGTGGGTTTCCTGCTCTGGGGCGCCGGCGGGGCGCTGCGCTCCGGGGCGCTGGAGGCGCTGGTCTTCACCGAACTCGACCGGCTCGACGCCACCGACCGGTACGCCCGCCTGATGGGCCGGGCGCACACCGCCGGGGTGCTGGGTGCCGCCGGCTCCGGGGCGCTGGCCGGGCCGGTCCTCGCCGTCGGCGGCTATCCGGCGGTGGGCGCGGCCAGCGTCCTCGCCTGCCTGCTCGCCGCCGCCGTGGCGACCCGGTTCCCCGAGCACCGACCGGCTCGGCCCGTCGAGTCCCCGGCGATCCCCGGCCCGACCGCGGCCGAGCGTCGGGCGGACGGCGACGAGCTGGGGTGGCTGGCCACCCTGCGCAGCGGGCTGGCCGAGGCCGGCGCCGACCGCGCGGTTCGCGCCGCCCTGTTGCTCGTCCCGGCGGTGACCGCCATCTGGGGCGGGCTCGACGAGTACACCGGGCTGCTGGCCCGGGAAACCGGCGTGGCTGACGCGACGGTGCCGCTGCTGCTCCTGCTGCTCTGGGCCGGGATGACCGCCGGCGGGCTGCTCGCCCCGGCGGGGGAGCGGCTGACCACCCGCGGGTACGCGGGCCTGCTGGTGTTCGCCGCCGCGGCGCTGGCGGCGGGTGCCCTGGTCGGGCGCCTGGCGGGCTTCCTGCTGCTCGCGGTCGCCTTCGCCGCGTTCCAGCTCGCCACGGTCCTGGCCGACGTGCGCCTGCAGGGCCGGATCAGCGGCCCGGGTCGGGCGACGGTCACCTCGGTCGCCGGGATGGCGACCGACCTGACCATCATCGCGTTCTACGGCGGGTACGCCGTGGTGGCGGGCGCGGCCGGCAACGCGGTCGCCTTCGCGGTGGCCGCCCTGCCGTACCTGGCGGTGGCGGCCTGGCTGGCCGGCTCCCCGGCGTGGCGGGCCCGAACCGCGTCGGCCACCCGCCATCGAGGCGGCGCGCCGTGA
- a CDS encoding ABC transporter substrate-binding protein produces MGLSACGGGGDDSGESKTVRVTLANHVWTENIKQALPEFEKQTGLKVEITQLGEDQLSDQYNVKLNAGSSDIDVMMYRPLQEGKLFAKNKYLADLSDQVKSNKDWDFSDFQAGPVEATSYQGKPVGVPIITEQEVLYYRKDLLAKAGLSAPPKTLDELKVAAAKIKAATPGTAGFVARTGKSPAVTQFSSFLYSFGGDFVDGSGKATVNSDAAKQAYAYYGGLIKDSGPANVSTDMSWPEAMAIFTQGKAAFYTEADSLYKNATDPAKSKVADNVGFAPFPAGPAGSKPYNIPSWALGVNDSSQNKSNAWKFIEWATGKQQTLAQQKSGVPSARSSVWANPEGTATYPKDLVEAIAASTKDGVGHDRPLVVKVAQAREIVGQPIVDSIAGKDAAAAADTANTAFQKFLDDEAK; encoded by the coding sequence ATGGGCCTGTCCGCCTGCGGCGGCGGTGGCGACGACAGCGGCGAGTCCAAGACCGTCCGGGTGACCCTGGCGAACCACGTCTGGACGGAGAACATCAAGCAGGCCCTGCCCGAGTTCGAGAAGCAGACCGGGCTCAAGGTCGAGATCACCCAACTCGGCGAGGACCAGCTCTCCGACCAGTACAACGTGAAGCTGAACGCCGGCTCGTCCGACATCGACGTGATGATGTACCGGCCCCTCCAGGAGGGGAAGCTGTTCGCCAAGAACAAGTACCTCGCCGACCTGTCGGACCAGGTGAAGTCCAACAAGGACTGGGACTTCAGCGACTTCCAGGCCGGCCCGGTGGAGGCAACCTCCTACCAGGGCAAGCCGGTCGGCGTCCCGATCATCACCGAGCAGGAGGTCCTCTACTACCGTAAGGACCTGCTCGCCAAGGCGGGCCTGAGCGCTCCGCCGAAGACCCTCGACGAGCTCAAGGTCGCGGCCGCCAAGATCAAGGCTGCCACCCCGGGCACCGCGGGCTTCGTGGCCCGGACCGGCAAGTCGCCGGCGGTCACCCAGTTCTCCAGCTTCCTCTACAGCTTCGGCGGTGACTTCGTCGACGGCAGTGGCAAGGCCACCGTCAACAGCGACGCCGCCAAGCAGGCGTACGCCTACTACGGCGGGCTCATCAAGGACTCCGGCCCCGCCAACGTCAGCACCGACATGAGCTGGCCCGAGGCGATGGCCATCTTCACCCAGGGCAAGGCGGCCTTCTACACCGAGGCCGACTCGCTCTACAAGAACGCCACCGACCCGGCGAAGTCCAAGGTCGCCGACAATGTGGGCTTCGCGCCGTTCCCGGCCGGCCCGGCCGGCTCCAAGCCGTACAACATCCCCTCCTGGGCGCTCGGCGTCAACGACAGCTCGCAGAACAAGAGCAACGCCTGGAAGTTCATCGAGTGGGCCACCGGCAAGCAGCAGACGCTCGCCCAGCAGAAGTCCGGCGTGCCGAGCGCCCGTTCCTCTGTCTGGGCCAACCCGGAGGGCACCGCGACCTACCCGAAGGACCTCGTCGAGGCCATCGCCGCCAGCACCAAGGACGGCGTGGGCCACGACCGGCCGCTGGTCGTGAAGGTCGCCCAGGCCCGCGAGATCGTCGGCCAGCCGATCGTCGACTCGATCGCCGGCAAGGATGCCGCGGCCGCGGCCGACACGGCGAACACCGCGTTCCAGAAGTTCCTGGACGACGAGGCCAAGTAA
- a CDS encoding carbohydrate ABC transporter permease, which produces MATVTTPARAPGGAPAMSDTPGWARWANEHRKWLFAAPAMAFVAALIVFPLAWTGYLSLTDAEGSVRAESEFVGFQNYLDVLSDTDRFWPAVGRTAAFTVVALLFEVVLGMAIALLLWRPFKGQKWVRVAILMPLVATPVAVGMMWRLIFDPNIGLANQVLGWVGIGPQPWLAGQHSALPTTIFIDVWQWTPMVVLILLAGLTSLSEEPQEAARIDGASTWQRFRHVTLPLLMPTVIVAILLRGIDALKTFDILYATKGRGGGSFHEVETLNVYAYGLSFDYNEYGVSSTVLIIFFLIIIGSMWALTARRKEAQR; this is translated from the coding sequence ATGGCAACCGTCACCACCCCCGCCCGAGCGCCCGGCGGCGCCCCGGCCATGTCCGACACGCCCGGCTGGGCGCGCTGGGCCAACGAGCATCGCAAGTGGCTCTTCGCGGCGCCGGCGATGGCCTTCGTCGCCGCGCTGATCGTCTTCCCGCTGGCCTGGACCGGCTACCTCAGCCTCACCGACGCCGAGGGTTCCGTCCGCGCCGAGAGCGAGTTCGTCGGCTTCCAGAACTACCTCGACGTCCTGTCGGACACCGACCGGTTCTGGCCCGCCGTCGGGCGGACCGCCGCGTTCACCGTCGTAGCGCTGCTCTTCGAGGTGGTCCTCGGGATGGCGATCGCGCTGCTGCTGTGGCGGCCGTTCAAGGGGCAGAAGTGGGTCCGGGTGGCCATCCTGATGCCGCTGGTCGCCACCCCGGTCGCCGTCGGCATGATGTGGCGGCTCATCTTCGACCCGAACATCGGCCTGGCCAACCAGGTGCTCGGCTGGGTCGGCATCGGACCGCAGCCGTGGCTCGCCGGCCAGCACTCGGCGCTGCCCACCACCATCTTCATCGACGTCTGGCAGTGGACGCCGATGGTGGTGCTGATCCTGCTCGCCGGGCTGACCTCGCTGTCGGAGGAGCCGCAGGAGGCGGCCCGGATCGACGGCGCCAGCACCTGGCAGCGCTTCCGGCACGTCACCCTGCCGCTGCTGATGCCCACGGTGATCGTGGCGATCCTGCTGCGCGGCATCGACGCGCTGAAGACCTTCGACATCCTCTACGCCACCAAGGGGCGCGGCGGCGGGTCGTTCCACGAGGTGGAGACCCTCAACGTGTACGCCTACGGCCTCAGTTTCGACTACAACGAGTACGGCGTCTCCTCGACCGTCCTCATCATCTTCTTCCTGATCATCATCGGGTCGATGTGGGCGCTGACCGCCCGCCGCAAGGAGGCGCAGCGATGA
- a CDS encoding DUF2267 domain-containing protein — MKYAEFIQSVATRPKMSPTLAEPITRATLATLAERLSGGQARDLAAQLPQELRGDLRKPDENAEPFELAEFFERVQQRAAVDLQTATDGVCAVLDTLRDAVSAKEYEDSVAQLPKEFWQLAGPAATRLDTRRVGT; from the coding sequence GTGAAGTACGCGGAGTTCATCCAGTCGGTGGCGACGCGACCGAAGATGTCACCGACGCTGGCCGAGCCGATCACCCGTGCCACGCTCGCGACGTTGGCGGAGCGGCTCAGTGGCGGCCAGGCACGGGATCTCGCCGCGCAGCTTCCGCAGGAGCTGCGGGGAGACCTACGCAAGCCCGATGAGAATGCCGAACCGTTCGAGCTCGCCGAATTCTTCGAGCGGGTGCAGCAACGCGCCGCGGTGGATCTCCAGACGGCGACCGACGGGGTGTGCGCCGTGCTGGACACGCTGCGGGACGCGGTCAGCGCGAAGGAGTACGAGGATTCCGTCGCCCAGTTGCCGAAGGAGTTCTGGCAGCTGGCGGGGCCGGCGGCGACCCGGCTCGACACACGCCGGGTCGGCACGTAG
- a CDS encoding carbohydrate ABC transporter permease, which produces MKPRPAYRVFRVVALAVVVLSLLAPLLWMIAASFKTNVDIYDTGKALVFSPTMDNYATVLKQANYVQFIGNSLWVAFAATVASLILGVPAAYSMSRFSMRKSALVVLMARVIPGVSLLVPWYYVFSNLKMVGGFGVLILSHMFVSLPLVVYIMMGYFDGLPEELEEAALVDGLTHIGAFRRITLPLSVPGIATAGILSFIFSWNNFMFALVLSGADTKTLPVAIFDFVGYASIDWGGLMAAATVVTLPIMLIALFVQKYVVSGLTAGATKG; this is translated from the coding sequence ATGAAGCCCCGTCCCGCGTACCGGGTGTTCCGGGTGGTGGCGCTCGCCGTCGTGGTGCTGTCGCTGCTGGCGCCGCTGCTCTGGATGATCGCCGCCTCGTTCAAGACCAACGTCGACATCTACGACACCGGCAAGGCGCTGGTCTTCTCGCCCACCATGGACAACTACGCCACGGTGCTCAAGCAGGCGAACTACGTCCAGTTCATCGGCAACAGCCTCTGGGTGGCCTTCGCCGCGACCGTGGCGTCGCTGATCCTCGGCGTGCCGGCCGCGTACTCGATGAGCCGGTTCAGCATGCGCAAGTCCGCGCTGGTGGTGCTGATGGCCCGGGTCATCCCCGGCGTCTCGCTGCTGGTGCCCTGGTACTACGTCTTCTCCAACCTGAAGATGGTCGGCGGCTTCGGCGTGCTGATCCTCAGCCACATGTTCGTCTCGCTGCCGCTGGTCGTCTACATCATGATGGGCTACTTCGACGGCCTGCCGGAGGAGCTCGAGGAGGCGGCGCTGGTCGACGGGCTGACCCACATCGGCGCGTTCCGCCGGATCACCCTGCCGCTGTCCGTGCCGGGCATCGCCACCGCCGGCATCCTCTCCTTCATCTTCTCCTGGAACAACTTCATGTTCGCCCTGGTGCTCTCCGGCGCCGACACCAAGACGCTGCCCGTGGCGATCTTCGACTTCGTCGGCTACGCCAGCATCGACTGGGGCGGGCTGATGGCCGCGGCCACCGTGGTCACCCTGCCGATCATGCTGATCGCCCTGTTCGTGCAGAAGTACGTGGTCTCCGGGCTCACCGCCGGCGCGACGAAGGGCTGA
- the ligD gene encoding non-homologous end-joining DNA ligase, with protein MPGLVPPMLASSGALPTGSGWGYEFKWDGVRAIAYVDDGLRLLSRNDRDVTRAYPELDELAQLLAGRRAVLDGEIVALDAKGRPSFSALQHRMHVRAPSAALVASTPVRLYLFDLLHLDGRDLTALPYAERRTALQELGLSGQSIDTPPHWTGDAGRDLSTAAADLGLEGVVAKQLRSPYEPGRRSPAWVKVPLNDTVEVIVGGYKPGAGRRAGTIGSLLLGMYDEQDRLTYIGHVGTGFTQTVLRDLQQRLEPRSRPDSPFASPVPREHARHAVWVDPVLVGDVAFRSWTPDRRLRHPSWKGLRSDREPAEIRLRA; from the coding sequence ATGCCGGGGCTCGTGCCGCCGATGCTCGCCTCCAGCGGCGCGCTGCCCACCGGATCCGGGTGGGGATACGAGTTCAAGTGGGACGGCGTCCGCGCGATCGCCTACGTCGACGACGGGTTGCGGCTGCTCAGCCGCAACGACCGCGACGTCACCCGGGCGTATCCGGAGCTGGACGAGCTCGCACAGCTGCTGGCCGGGCGGCGGGCAGTGCTCGACGGAGAGATCGTGGCGCTCGACGCCAAGGGCCGGCCCAGCTTCTCCGCGCTGCAGCACCGGATGCACGTTCGCGCGCCGAGCGCCGCGCTGGTCGCCAGCACTCCGGTACGGCTGTACCTGTTCGACCTGCTGCACCTCGACGGGCGGGACCTCACCGCCCTGCCGTACGCCGAACGCCGCACGGCGCTGCAGGAGCTGGGGCTCAGCGGGCAGAGCATCGACACGCCGCCCCACTGGACCGGCGACGCCGGTCGGGACCTGTCCACCGCGGCCGCCGACCTCGGCCTCGAAGGGGTGGTGGCCAAGCAGCTCCGCTCGCCGTACGAGCCCGGCCGCCGCTCACCGGCCTGGGTCAAGGTGCCACTCAACGACACCGTCGAGGTCATCGTGGGCGGCTACAAACCCGGGGCCGGCCGGCGGGCCGGCACCATCGGCTCCCTGCTGCTCGGCATGTACGACGAGCAGGACAGGTTGACCTACATCGGACACGTCGGCACCGGCTTCACCCAGACCGTGCTGCGCGACCTGCAGCAACGCCTGGAGCCACGGAGCCGGCCGGACTCGCCGTTCGCCTCGCCGGTGCCGCGCGAGCACGCCCGCCACGCCGTCTGGGTGGACCCGGTCCTGGTCGGGGACGTCGCCTTCCGGTCCTGGACCCCCGATCGCCGGCTGCGCCACCCCTCCTGGAAGGGGCTGCGCAGCGACCGCGAGCCGGCCGAAATCCGGCTGCGAGCGTGA
- a CDS encoding DUF2267 domain-containing protein, which yields MAELEFYEKVAARAGVPPETAQSLTEATLRTLAERISGGQAADLADHVAHELRPCLARARPEEPQVFGYDEFLRRVAERAGVADDVAERGGRAVLQTLHRVVGHKEFEDAMSELPAEIGALAQPVPRGP from the coding sequence ATGGCTGAGCTGGAGTTCTACGAAAAAGTGGCGGCCCGGGCGGGCGTTCCGCCGGAGACGGCCCAATCCCTGACCGAGGCCACCCTGCGCACCCTCGCGGAGCGGATCAGCGGCGGCCAGGCGGCGGACCTGGCCGACCACGTCGCACACGAGCTACGCCCGTGCCTGGCCAGGGCCCGCCCGGAGGAACCGCAGGTGTTCGGGTACGACGAGTTCCTGCGCCGGGTCGCGGAGCGCGCGGGGGTGGCGGACGACGTCGCCGAGCGGGGCGGCCGGGCCGTCCTGCAGACCCTGCACCGGGTGGTCGGACACAAGGAGTTCGAGGACGCGATGTCGGAGCTGCCCGCGGAGATCGGGGCTCTGGCCCAGCCCGTGCCGCGCGGGCCCTGA
- a CDS encoding FadR/GntR family transcriptional regulator, whose protein sequence is MDQSSPGVAPAQHAPAEAGLHARVLDHLGTAICGGEVAAGSVLNIDDLVERYAVSRSVIREVLRVLASMGFIETRRRVGVLIRPAEAWNVFDPQVIRWRLASAGRMGQLRSITELRTAIEPHAAWLAAGRVDHDEASELVGLAAKMWAAGKAGDEERFLSLDIEFHRRVLAASGNEMFGKLQELVAEVLTGRHHYNLMPHYPDEQALQLHADVAQAIQRRDGERAREAMVRIMEQAFDEMKSMWDQTGEPGR, encoded by the coding sequence GTGGATCAGTCCTCTCCAGGGGTCGCACCCGCCCAGCACGCCCCTGCCGAGGCCGGGCTGCACGCCCGCGTGCTCGACCACCTCGGCACCGCCATCTGCGGCGGCGAGGTGGCCGCCGGCTCCGTCCTCAACATCGACGACCTGGTCGAGCGGTACGCCGTCTCCCGCTCGGTGATCCGCGAGGTCCTGCGGGTGCTCGCGTCCATGGGATTCATCGAGACCCGGCGCCGGGTCGGCGTGTTGATCCGACCGGCCGAGGCGTGGAACGTCTTCGACCCGCAGGTGATCCGCTGGCGGCTCGCCTCCGCGGGCCGGATGGGGCAGCTCCGCTCGATCACCGAGCTGCGGACCGCGATCGAGCCGCACGCCGCCTGGCTGGCCGCCGGCCGGGTCGACCACGACGAGGCCAGCGAGCTGGTCGGGCTCGCCGCCAAGATGTGGGCCGCCGGGAAAGCCGGCGACGAGGAGCGCTTCCTCAGCCTGGACATCGAGTTCCACCGGCGGGTGCTCGCCGCCTCCGGCAACGAGATGTTCGGAAAGCTCCAGGAACTGGTCGCCGAGGTGCTCACCGGCCGGCACCACTACAACCTGATGCCGCACTACCCCGACGAGCAGGCCCTGCAACTGCACGCCGACGTCGCCCAGGCGATCCAGCGGCGGGACGGCGAGCGGGCCCGGGAGGCCATGGTGCGGATCATGGAGCAGGCGTTCGACGAGATGAAGTCGATGTGGGACCAGACCGGCGAGCCCGGCCGCTGA